Proteins encoded within one genomic window of Gadus chalcogrammus isolate NIFS_2021 chromosome 6, NIFS_Gcha_1.0, whole genome shotgun sequence:
- the LOC130384894 gene encoding nucleus accumbens-associated protein 2-like → MSEGLLQVEIPDFGSSVLGSLNEQRLLGHYCDVSILVQGQAFKAHRAVMAASSLYFRDLFSSAPESSSSQVVFELPSSVTPACFQQILSFCYTGRLSMATSEQLVLMYTAGYLQIQNIVERGMELMMMKASSASSPLCCDSQTASAEELSGYEASGEQQQPQQQHQRPQETLLSSQPALSPEELLLAVSRIKQERADTPPPPEEMEETTGEEREKRRGDTTRDLQATRGSALCYLGAGGGLVPGLQSYLLATGERSSPAGSSLPTESPPSHPPTEEELEDDYYPPGIYGHIYGHPSNPYIQEKMEMLPLPLANERRPCVLIGRDTMALPASLVSQIGYRCHPALYTEGDPGEKVELVAGSGVYMTRGQLMNCHLCAGVKHKVLLRRLLATFFDRNTLANSCGTGIRSSTNDPSRKPLDNRVLNTVKLYCQNFAPNFKESEMNVIAADMCTNARRVRKRWLPKIQSLLPDGLPAPSPQPRKGKRGGGAGGGGGGGGGGGGGGAQREASPAPFELDLRQLSTSYLEMETPLYPAPPRERGEAERERERELERAREREREAALLPHLQYAGCGAGSEEGGLSGESAVPHETEPSADSAPPASASPPPGETASAHRGLADQGDGTADPLQDSQ, encoded by the exons ATGTCGGAGGGGCTGCTGCAGGTGGAGATCCCCGACTTTGGCAGCAGTGTCCTGGGGAGTCTGAACGAGCAGCGGCTGCTGGGCCACTACTGCGATGTGTCCATCCTGGTGCAGGGCCAGGCCTTCAAGGCCCACCGGGCCGTGATGGCCGCCTCCTCGCTCTACTTCAGAGACCTGTTCAGCTCGGCGCCCGAGTCCTCCTCGTCCCAGGTGGTGTTCGAGCTCCCGTCCTCGGTGACGCCCGCATGTTTCCAGCAGATCCTGTCCTTCTGCTACACGGGCCGACTCAGCATGGCCACCAGCGAACAGCTGGTCCTCATGTACACCGCCGGCTACCTGCAGATCCAGAACATCGTGGAGAGGGGCATggagctgatgatgatgaaggcgtcctccgcctcctccccgcTCTGCTGCGACTCCCAG ACGGCCTCGGCGGAGGAACTGAGCGGCTACGAGGCGTCGGGGGAACAGCagcagccacagcagcagcaccagcgccCCCAAGAGACGCTGCTCTCCTCCCAGCCGGCCCTGAGCCCGGAAGAACTGCTCCTGGCCGTCAGCAGAATCAAGCAGGAACGCGCCGACACGCCTCCCCCaccagaggagatggaggaaacgacgggagaggagcgagagaagaGGAG AGGGGACACTACGAGGGACCTCCAGGCCACTAGGGGCAGTGCGTTGTGTTACcttggggctggaggagggttGGTTCCGGGACTACAGTCCTATCTGCTGGCTACTGGAGAGCGCTCCAGCCCGGCCGGCTCCAGCCTACCCACCGAGTcgcccccctcccatcctccaacggaagaggagctggaggacgactaCTACCCCCCCGGCATCTATGGACACATCTATGGACACCCAAGCAACCCCTACA TCCAAGAGAAGATGGAGATGCTGCCCCTACCATTGGCTAATGAGCGGCGGCCCTGCGTGCTGATTGGTCGAGACACCATGGCCCTTCCTGCCAGCCTAGTCAGTCAGATTGGCTACCGGTGTCACCCCGCTCTCTACACAGAGGGAGACCCAGGGGagaaggtggagctggtggCAG GGTCAGGTGTCTACATGACACGGGGTCAGCTGATGAACTGCCATCTGTGTGCTGGAGTCAAACACAAGGTTCTCCTCAGACGGCTCCTGGCCACCTTCTTTGACAG AAACACTCTGGCCAATAGCTGTGGCACAGGGATCCGTTCGTCAACCAATGATCCAAGTCGAAAACCCCTGGACAACAGAGTGTTAAACACAGTCAAAC tCTACTGTCAGAACTTTGCTCCCAACTTCAAGGAGAGTGAGATGAACGTGATCGCGGCGGACATGTGCACCAACGCCCGGCGGGTCCGCAAGCGATGGCTCCCCAAGATCCAGTCCCTGCTCCCAGACGGGCTaccggcccccagcccccagccccgcaagggtaagagaggaggaggagcaggaggaggaggtggaggaggagggggggggggaggaggcggggcccaGCGAGAGGCCAGCCCTGCCCCCTTTGAGCTTGATCTCCGGCAACTCAGTACCTCATATTTGGAGATGGAGACACCGCTGTACCCGGCGCCgcccagggagaggggggaggcggagagagagcgggagagggagctagagagggcgagggagagagagagggaggcggcgCTGCTGCCACACCTGCAGTACGCTGGCTGCGGCGCGGgcagtgaggagggggggctgtCTGGAGAGTCTGCCGTTCCTCATGAGACTGAGCCGAGCGCAGACTCCGCCCCGCCCGCCAGCGCCTCCCCTCCGCCAGGAGAGACCGCCTCCGCTCACAGGGGATTGGCCGATCAGGGCGATGGCACGGCGGACCCTCTACAAGACAGCCAATAA